gtgaaaattgacATGTTACTAACCACTTCCGAGATCTTTGCTCAAACATTACCATCTATAGCAATACGTGCTAGTCTGGATGCTCCCATCCTTTTGAACAAAGGATCCTTCACATTTAAAAGTGATACAGACTGCTGCACCAAATTTTCTCCTACAGAAGATAAACAATGTAAATTTCAGAGTTTCTGGTATAAAACAACTGAATAACCTAACTTCATTGGCTAATCCTTTTCAATAAACATACCCATGTACGGAAGGAGGTTGTATGCAATTACAGTTGCAGTCCCAGCAAAAATTAGCTTCAATAGCCaaccaatttttctttctgctTCCTCTTCTATTGATTTTTCATCTATAAAATGGCATTGTAACAAATAGATCAGCACCAAAAATAGACTTCGAACTACAGTAAAtgaaattaactaaattttatgatcCAGAATTAAGTGGAGAAAAgcatgtaaaagaaaaaaaaacccatcCAACCCCTGAAAGCAAAACTAATACTTTTAAAGATAGAAGGAAACCAGTTCAATTCAAAGGGAGTTCACATGTTCTAACATTATAGTGGGGTTCACAAATGCCTCCAATTTATTTACCAACATATGCATTTTTGGAAAACAATGAAGGACATTGTCACCCACTTTAGGTTATGCTCTGCAGCACAAGCTTCTTGCctccaattaaatttcaagaaagtaGGTTTCTGCATTGACATACTAAAGTGGTTATCAATGTTTTAACTCAAATGATTACCTCATGAATGATGCTAAAACACAAACATTGCTGAACTCCCTTAGAGCCAATTCAATACAAGAGCacatatttacaaaataagattGCTCGGACTAATGGAGGCCATTACAGctatacttatcatataattcttTCACCGATAAATCAAGAGGCAGGAACCATAGGATATTCAGACAACTCATATTACACACCAAAAATTAGTCATTAACTAGCATCGTTACACTTGGGGTAaatctttaaataattaattattacaaagtgaatgagaaaaaagtattatagttaaattaaCATCAATACTTAGTCAATTACTTCCATTATTAACGAACCCAGGGACTTGCTTTGCATAGAAATGACActgcaaaaaattaataataaagtaaactACCTCCTTTATAGAATGACGAAGAGAAATTCCGGGATTGTATGTTCACTGGATTCCTCCTGCACAAATGCTGCACTTTTGTTCAGCGAAAGACTAAAATACACAGAAAAATACCAACTTCCACAAAATATTCTTCCTAAAAGGTCCCCAATCTGTtgaaattatctaaaagattcaagaaaaaaaaaataccaaaacagCCAACTAAGGCAGTTAAAGCcattaaaagagaaaaagaaatcgGACAAAACTACCCTGTGTTACTCCATAACCTCTTTCAAGCTGTAAATTGGTTTTATCCAAGAACCGATTTTGGGCTTGTTTTCAATCTGCTTCCCGCGGTTGATTATGTTTATTGGAAATGATAGGAAATTTGGTCAATTGCAAAGTCTCAGGGAGAATATGGTAGGAGATGAACAATAATAAGCATCAGACTTCAAATGCAATATTACAAGTCGTAGCTTTGCTGCAACCATGCCTGACTTTTGGAAGTAGCAAAAGGAAGGGTGGACCACACTACTATTTGTATCCAATGAGCTTCTTGGGAACATAGAGGCAATCAGGGGTTGGTTTGAGAAGACAAGGATATTACTGTCGAAAGCAGAATTACCACCTTGAGGTTCAAATAAAAGTTCACAATTGGAAGGAGTTTAGCAATTGAAATTATCATATTAGGTTCTTTGGATGAATTAGATTTTTCCAATGGTTTTGCTTTTAGTATTTCcctaaaataaaaccaaaaccaGATATGGGACAGCTGAAAACCAcaagaaatgcaaaaattgGAGATTGTAACAAATGAACAGAAAGTTACAGTTCTGTCCCACGCTGAAAACTCAGATGATGTGAAATAATGAATTTGTCATGAGCTTCAAATTCTAATTGAAAGCTCAATAGCCAAGagaaaagatttgaaattctGGGTTAAGATTGGCTAAAAGATAAAAGGATAATGTATCAGGTTTAGTGTATACATTGGCGCCCAATGGTAGGAACacagataaaaatattaaaaagaactACCAAAACATAACCTgaaagatatatttaaaagaactACCAAAACACAACCCGAAAAACTTCCGATCAGGCAACATAGTTGATGTAGAaacgataaaaaattaaagtacgAAGAGAAATGAGCATGATCCGGTGCAGGAATGTTTTTACTAATTCATTGGAGACCATCCAATTCTCGATTAATCTAAGGAGCAGCATTTCTTTAAGACAGGTAcgatagataaaaaattaacagttTATGGAGTTATGGAGAAGATAAAATACTTGAACTTTCATGGGTGTCTGTGCATTTTCTGTCTGTAACACTGCAAATCCACGCAAGGTTTTGTGGCAAGTAACAACTGCTGTGGAGTACACCAGCCTAACAATGCGATTCATGAAGGAGAGGCTATAGATGTTAACAACCTCAGAGTGGATAATGGTAtgggcggcggcggcggcggcggcaaGCGGCGGACCTACGGGGTACGGCGAGAGTGGAGAGGCTGAAATTT
The window above is part of the Sesamum indicum cultivar Zhongzhi No. 13 linkage group LG2, S_indicum_v1.0, whole genome shotgun sequence genome. Proteins encoded here:
- the LOC105155506 gene encoding uncharacterized protein LOC105155506 isoform X3, producing MNRIVRLVYSTAVVTCHKTLRGFAVLQTENAQTPMKVQHLCRRNPVNIQSRNFSSSFYKGDEKSIEEEAERKIGWLLKLIFAGTATVIAYNLLPYMGENLVQQSVSLLNVKDPLFKRMGASRLARIAIDDKRRMKIVELGGAKELIKMLAAAKDDRTRKAALKALVAISKSVVKGARGKGAMES
- the LOC105155506 gene encoding uncharacterized protein LOC105155506 isoform X2, whose amino-acid sequence is MNRIVRLVYSTAVVTCHKTLRGFAVLQTENAQTPMKVQHLCRRNPVNIQSRNFSSSFYKGDEKSIEEEAERKIGWLLKLIFAGTATVIAYNLLPYMGENLVQQSVSLLNVKDPLFKRMGASRLARIAIDDKRRMKIVELGGAKELIKMLAAAKDDRTRKAALKALVAISKSEVEKMATLVQEVACGGGGVSSRHDEWVKKQQLIKMFEITRHCM
- the LOC105155506 gene encoding uncharacterized protein LOC105155506 isoform X1 — translated: MNRIVRLVYSTAVVTCHKTLRGFAVLQTENAQTPMKVQHLCRRNPVNIQSRNFSSSFYKGDEKSIEEEAERKIGWLLKLIFAGTATVIAYNLLPYMGENLVQQSVSLLNVKDPLFKRMGASRLARIAIDDKRRMKIVELGGAKELIKMLAAAKDDRTRKAALKALVAISKSDEAVGALHEAGAIPVIRSTPDSTEYHEIEQYKLNLLSRFRDLRYDVSS